One genomic region from Chthonomonas calidirosea T49 encodes:
- a CDS encoding phytanoyl-CoA dioxygenase family protein: MSTASLPALTCLHKPIDTSPHKFGWLRDSSDIADDPEALRQRMAEEGYLYLPGYLDRQQVIEARRELTKRLAEKGLLQPDTDPMEAIAKEGINVGFMPELAHDNPSLWQVLYSGRMMKFYEQLLGGEVRHFDYTWVRAVSPGNSTPPHCDIVYMGRGTHNLFTSWTPIDDIDLMEGGLMILENSHKHSRLREVYCQKDVDTWCENRPDKRPGTGAFGMLSKNPSRLRDHLGGRWLTSPLFRMGDLLAFNVYLVHASLDNRSKRIRLSTDSRYQLASEPVDERWVGEHPMGHGGAALRPVIC; this comes from the coding sequence ATGTCTACTGCATCGCTTCCTGCGCTCACATGCCTACACAAACCGATAGATACCTCGCCTCACAAATTTGGCTGGCTTCGCGACTCTTCGGATATCGCCGACGACCCAGAAGCATTGCGCCAGCGTATGGCAGAAGAGGGCTATCTCTATCTCCCCGGCTACCTTGATCGCCAACAGGTGATAGAAGCACGCCGTGAACTAACGAAACGCCTTGCAGAAAAAGGACTGCTTCAGCCGGACACCGACCCAATGGAAGCCATTGCCAAAGAGGGCATCAACGTTGGCTTCATGCCAGAACTAGCTCATGATAACCCTTCGCTCTGGCAGGTTCTCTACTCGGGGCGCATGATGAAGTTTTACGAGCAACTTCTTGGCGGTGAAGTCCGTCACTTCGACTACACCTGGGTCCGCGCCGTAAGCCCTGGAAACTCTACACCCCCTCATTGCGATATCGTCTATATGGGACGAGGCACCCATAACCTCTTTACTTCCTGGACACCTATAGACGATATAGACCTTATGGAAGGCGGCCTTATGATACTGGAAAACTCCCACAAACACTCCCGCCTTAGAGAGGTCTATTGCCAAAAAGATGTGGATACCTGGTGTGAAAACCGCCCCGATAAGAGGCCGGGCACTGGCGCCTTTGGAATGCTTTCCAAGAACCCATCGCGCCTTCGAGACCATCTAGGAGGGCGTTGGCTTACGTCGCCTCTCTTCCGTATGGGCGACCTCCTTGCTTTTAACGTGTATCTCGTGCATGCAAGCCTCGATAATCGCTCAAAGCGCATTCGTCTGTCTACCGACTCACGTTACCAACTCGCCTCAGAGCCGGTAGATGAACGCTGGGTGGGAGAACACCCTATGGGACATGGCGGGGCAGCGCTTCGACCCGTCATCTGCTAA
- a CDS encoding MFS transporter, which produces MLGALQAFCPSSPYARRLILVRGVRAVGQGAMIVSFTLYLRELGWSAAAIGLLLSAIGLINAALSLFFGALGDKMGPKRLLLLHQSLVGLILLPMLFYSGRFLITVAAFVGNLGRGQNGAAGPFSAVETAWLAGFLHSQERGNAFSLNSAAGFFGMAVGSLLAALQPLWQPLFHGDSAFRPLFLLPILAAIFAVGVLSTVPDIAPKPPIQSPHSTSPSIRIRIQEGLRDFRMLILLSLTNAFNGFAIGMTSPLISYWFAVRYHVGPERIGSAFLFTFLLTGISALLTGHLTQRVGLIRSVVIPRSIGLLLLVLLPLAPTYPLAALLYILRSAFNRGTVGARQAVAIGLIPERWRALGISINNISSSFPSAVGPSLSGWMLQADELALPFYCAACLQGFYLVLYFLLFRHVDNRSNLPNPELT; this is translated from the coding sequence ATGCTTGGCGCGCTGCAAGCTTTTTGTCCTTCTTCCCCTTATGCGCGACGTCTCATTCTCGTGCGTGGGGTAAGAGCTGTTGGACAAGGAGCTATGATCGTCTCCTTTACCCTTTATCTACGTGAGCTAGGCTGGAGCGCTGCCGCTATTGGGCTGCTGCTAAGTGCAATTGGCCTTATTAACGCCGCGCTTAGCCTTTTCTTCGGTGCCCTCGGCGATAAAATGGGGCCAAAACGGTTGCTTCTTCTCCACCAGTCGCTCGTCGGCCTCATTCTACTCCCGATGCTGTTCTATTCCGGCCGCTTTCTCATTACCGTTGCAGCCTTTGTGGGGAATCTAGGGCGTGGACAAAACGGAGCAGCCGGACCGTTTTCGGCCGTAGAGACAGCCTGGCTCGCCGGTTTCTTACACTCCCAAGAGCGCGGAAACGCCTTCAGTTTAAACTCCGCTGCCGGCTTTTTTGGCATGGCTGTGGGCTCGCTCCTAGCTGCTCTCCAACCTCTATGGCAACCCTTGTTTCATGGGGATAGTGCGTTTCGACCGCTCTTCCTGCTTCCTATCCTCGCCGCCATCTTCGCCGTTGGTGTGCTCTCTACCGTGCCCGATATCGCGCCCAAACCGCCCATCCAATCTCCTCACTCCACAAGTCCCTCTATCCGCATCCGCATACAAGAGGGGCTACGCGACTTTCGCATGCTGATTTTGCTCTCTCTTACGAACGCCTTCAACGGCTTTGCCATCGGGATGACAAGCCCCCTTATCTCTTATTGGTTTGCTGTTCGCTATCATGTTGGGCCTGAACGCATCGGTTCGGCTTTTCTATTTACTTTTCTTCTGACCGGCATCTCCGCCTTACTCACAGGACACCTTACCCAACGGGTTGGGCTCATACGCTCCGTCGTTATCCCCCGCAGCATAGGCCTTCTCTTGCTAGTGCTTCTACCGTTGGCACCTACCTATCCACTCGCCGCTCTTCTCTACATTCTCCGCTCTGCCTTCAATCGCGGCACCGTCGGTGCCCGCCAAGCCGTAGCTATCGGTCTGATTCCGGAGCGTTGGAGGGCGCTAGGTATCAGCATCAACAATATCTCCTCTAGCTTCCCATCCGCAGTGGGCCCCTCTCTCAGCGGATGGATGCTCCAAGCCGACGAGCTCGCCCTTCCCTTCTACTGTGCTGCGTGCCTTCAAGGCTTTTACCTCGTGCTCTACTTCCTGCTTTTTCGCCATGTAGATAACCGTTCGAACCTCCCGAATCCGGAACTTACCTAG
- a CDS encoding alpha/beta hydrolase — protein sequence MSVGRVEERTYYSQALKRTQPFSVYLPELNRNEQLPLLILLHGRGGSHRDWFEQTRAIRYLAGYYLCVVCPQGDDGWYTDAFDGSGAYETDLIACLIPHLQATLPIAPPGKAWAIEGLSMGGYGAIKLALRHYKLFGTAVSHSGAFDITQSTHPHPVFGDLQTCRRFRRQHNVYALAEEALCRYPYERAALWIDCGLQDELLASTRRFHNHLHFIGYGHEYKEEPGYHTWPYWDRAFRAALPWVAQRVGAKSVGGRFK from the coding sequence ATGAGCGTCGGGAGAGTGGAAGAGCGCACCTACTATTCTCAAGCGTTAAAGCGCACTCAACCTTTTAGTGTCTACTTGCCGGAGCTGAATAGAAATGAACAGCTGCCCTTGCTCATCCTACTGCATGGAAGGGGTGGGAGCCACAGAGATTGGTTCGAGCAGACCCGTGCGATTCGATATTTGGCCGGTTACTACCTCTGTGTGGTTTGTCCTCAAGGGGACGATGGGTGGTATACGGATGCATTCGATGGTTCAGGGGCTTATGAGACCGACCTGATCGCCTGTCTGATACCTCATTTGCAGGCCACACTTCCAATAGCCCCGCCTGGGAAGGCTTGGGCGATTGAGGGGTTGTCGATGGGCGGATATGGGGCCATTAAGCTTGCATTGAGGCACTACAAGCTCTTTGGTACTGCTGTGAGTCATAGTGGCGCTTTCGACATTACACAAAGTACTCACCCTCACCCGGTTTTCGGCGATCTGCAGACATGTAGACGCTTTCGTCGGCAGCACAACGTCTATGCTTTAGCTGAAGAGGCTCTTTGTCGTTACCCCTACGAACGGGCAGCTCTTTGGATCGATTGTGGCTTGCAGGATGAGTTGTTAGCAAGCACACGACGTTTTCATAACCATCTCCATTTCATCGGTTATGGGCATGAGTATAAGGAAGAGCCTGGTTATCATACCTGGCCTTACTGGGACCGAGCCTTTCGTGCGGCATTACCGTGGGTTGCGCAGCGTGTGGGGGCAAAATCGGTTGGTGGGCGCTTTAAGTAG
- a CDS encoding DHA2 family efflux MFS transporter permease subunit, with translation MTASNLAAKNGRRVVLTDTGEELSPYRWIILVGLITTAILEVLDTTIVNVSLPQMAGNVGATTEEISWVATGYILSNVIVLPLTAWLASRFGRKRYLVSSIILFISASFMCGTSRTLGEIVLWRIVQGAGGAAFISTVQATIREIFPREQQGTVQAIYVMGVIIAPTLGPTIGGWITDNYTWPWIFFVNVPIGIVAALIIGLFLTEAKHKMQIEKVDWLGISLLAVGLGSLQYVLEEGNRNNWFDDPVITRLTILSAIALIAMVIWELSPRNTSPVVNFRVTRNRDLSAALILFLILGFGLYGGVFLYPLFAQNVLGFTATLTGLVLMPGGIATGIAAMFCGRMLNGKVMRADPRIFIWTGLTLFIYSMWSLAHLTPQSGEPAVRLALIIRGLGLGLLFTPINLVAFNSLKGVEIAQGASLLNLCRQLGGSFGIAILSTYLDNMERFHATMLSTHLYPENPYFQSRLTMLQHYLMTRGHDAVQAHKMALALISYTVQSQAATMAFNNAFLLIGISTLCVSPLVLIMRVRRKPSTNAAAEAMH, from the coding sequence ATGACAGCCTCTAACCTTGCTGCTAAGAACGGGCGTCGTGTTGTTTTGACCGATACGGGTGAAGAGCTGTCGCCGTATCGCTGGATTATTCTCGTGGGGCTGATCACTACAGCCATTCTCGAGGTTTTGGATACCACCATCGTTAACGTCTCTCTGCCGCAAATGGCCGGAAACGTGGGGGCAACGACAGAGGAGATCAGCTGGGTCGCTACCGGATATATCCTCTCTAACGTGATCGTCCTTCCGCTTACCGCTTGGCTTGCCTCACGCTTTGGGCGAAAGCGCTATCTTGTCAGCTCTATTATCCTCTTCATCTCTGCCTCCTTTATGTGCGGCACCTCACGCACTCTCGGAGAGATCGTCTTGTGGCGAATCGTTCAAGGAGCCGGCGGAGCGGCGTTCATTTCGACCGTTCAGGCCACCATTCGTGAGATATTTCCTCGAGAACAACAGGGCACCGTGCAGGCCATCTACGTAATGGGAGTCATCATCGCTCCAACTCTCGGCCCCACCATCGGAGGCTGGATTACCGACAACTACACCTGGCCGTGGATATTCTTTGTTAACGTTCCTATCGGAATTGTAGCGGCCCTCATCATAGGACTCTTCCTAACAGAAGCCAAGCATAAAATGCAGATCGAAAAGGTGGACTGGCTCGGCATAAGTCTTTTAGCGGTTGGGCTTGGCTCACTGCAATATGTTCTGGAAGAGGGCAATCGTAACAACTGGTTTGATGATCCCGTTATCACGCGACTAACGATTCTTTCGGCCATAGCTCTCATCGCTATGGTCATATGGGAGCTTTCACCGCGTAATACATCGCCTGTTGTTAACTTTCGTGTCACCCGAAATCGCGATCTCAGCGCCGCGCTCATTCTCTTTCTTATCCTTGGTTTTGGCCTTTATGGGGGTGTTTTCCTCTATCCCCTTTTCGCACAAAACGTTCTCGGCTTTACGGCGACCCTTACAGGTTTGGTGCTTATGCCCGGTGGCATCGCAACCGGTATCGCCGCTATGTTCTGTGGCAGAATGCTAAACGGAAAAGTGATGCGGGCTGACCCACGCATCTTCATTTGGACTGGTCTTACCCTATTTATCTACTCGATGTGGTCCCTAGCCCACCTTACCCCCCAAAGTGGTGAGCCGGCCGTACGTCTCGCCCTTATTATTCGTGGGCTTGGGCTAGGCCTCCTGTTTACTCCTATTAACCTCGTGGCCTTCAACAGCCTTAAAGGAGTGGAGATCGCCCAAGGCGCCTCCCTTCTGAACCTGTGCCGTCAGCTCGGCGGCTCGTTCGGGATCGCTATCCTAAGCACCTATCTTGATAACATGGAACGCTTCCATGCCACGATGCTAAGTACCCACCTCTATCCCGAAAATCCTTACTTTCAAAGCCGCCTTACCATGCTACAACACTATCTCATGACACGAGGGCATGACGCCGTCCAAGCCCACAAAATGGCCTTGGCGCTTATCTCCTACACGGTCCAAAGTCAGGCGGCCACTATGGCTTTCAACAACGCCTTCCTCCTCATCGGGATCTCTACTCTATGCGTCTCACCACTCGTGCTGATCATGCGCGTGCGCCGTAAGCCCTCCACCAACGCGGCGGCGGAGGCCATGCACTAA
- a CDS encoding inositol monophosphatase family protein, with translation MVDIDSDFLCALAREAGSHALDMAENLHAELKPDQTFVTRVDREIERFLYEQLKNRYPHFAFLGEETGWHGSTDGPLWAVDPIDGTTNMVYNIPIWGVSIALLLDGEPVAGVFYIPRLDELFYAQLGQGSYCNGIRLHSPDRTVLHLEDTIGFTSAAAKNLRTKALHGRIRCLGSIAADIAYVGRGSLACLVGWSEGAYDMAAALLVAKEAGCVARYFSGQPVELKPLLTQGKTREPFIIAPPNTYELVRAELAIDNLQDSKEV, from the coding sequence GTGGTAGACATAGATAGCGATTTTTTATGCGCCCTCGCCCGTGAAGCCGGCAGTCACGCCCTTGATATGGCAGAAAACCTCCATGCCGAACTTAAGCCCGATCAAACCTTTGTCACTCGCGTAGACCGTGAGATCGAACGGTTCCTTTATGAGCAACTCAAAAACCGATACCCACATTTTGCCTTTCTTGGAGAAGAAACGGGCTGGCATGGCTCTACCGACGGGCCTCTTTGGGCTGTAGACCCTATTGACGGTACCACAAACATGGTCTACAATATCCCCATTTGGGGGGTCTCTATTGCCTTACTTCTTGACGGTGAGCCCGTCGCCGGTGTGTTCTACATCCCTCGCCTCGATGAACTCTTCTATGCGCAATTGGGGCAAGGCAGCTACTGCAATGGCATACGCCTTCATTCCCCAGATCGTACAGTGCTCCATCTTGAAGATACCATCGGATTCACTAGTGCGGCAGCCAAAAACCTTCGCACGAAAGCGCTCCATGGCCGGATACGCTGTCTCGGCTCCATCGCTGCTGATATCGCCTATGTGGGGCGCGGCAGCCTCGCCTGCCTCGTTGGATGGAGCGAAGGCGCTTACGATATGGCAGCAGCTCTCCTTGTGGCGAAGGAAGCAGGATGCGTAGCTCGCTACTTTTCCGGTCAGCCGGTTGAACTTAAACCCCTTCTCACGCAAGGCAAAACACGAGAACCCTTCATTATCGCCCCACCAAATACCTATGAACTTGTACGAGCTGAACTAGCAATAGATAACTTACAAGACTCAAAAGAGGTATAA